From Streptomyces durmitorensis, a single genomic window includes:
- a CDS encoding BtrH N-terminal domain-containing protein, translating into MAKVKDIDARGMQHCETTALGVLLRHEGLDLSEPMLFGLGSGLSFIYWDSKAMGFPFLGGRVKPFELTRNLAAVLGLELLVEETTSPRKAWQNVAAPIDAGRPVGLQLDSYHLDYFSTKVHFGGHVVAMYGYDEQDAYLVDTAPQGGAVSTGLAALARARAERGPMTARHRSFTITAPGSLPSPSSLPSPQDRIIPAIKTCADAFLNPPIANLGHRGIEKAAKQVPKWLQRSENPREDLPQAAVLMERAGTGGALFRNLYRDFLAECAQQIDSSHLRTGHGLYAEAATLWTQVAALVSTAGESDDAKHLAQAGSILHELSRIEREAMQALSML; encoded by the coding sequence ATGGCCAAGGTGAAAGACATCGATGCCCGCGGTATGCAGCACTGTGAGACGACAGCACTGGGCGTGCTGCTGCGGCATGAGGGGCTCGACTTGTCCGAGCCCATGCTGTTCGGGCTCGGCTCCGGGCTGTCCTTCATCTACTGGGACAGCAAAGCCATGGGCTTTCCCTTCCTGGGAGGCCGGGTCAAGCCGTTCGAGCTCACCAGGAACCTGGCCGCCGTACTCGGGCTCGAATTGCTGGTCGAGGAGACCACGTCCCCGCGCAAGGCATGGCAGAACGTGGCGGCACCCATCGACGCCGGTCGGCCGGTGGGCCTTCAGCTCGACAGCTACCACCTGGACTACTTCAGCACCAAGGTGCACTTCGGCGGGCACGTCGTGGCCATGTACGGCTACGACGAACAGGACGCCTACCTGGTGGACACCGCCCCGCAGGGCGGAGCCGTCTCGACCGGCCTCGCCGCCCTCGCCAGGGCCAGGGCCGAGCGCGGCCCCATGACCGCCAGGCACCGCTCCTTCACCATCACGGCGCCCGGCAGCCTGCCGTCGCCCAGCAGCCTGCCGTCACCGCAGGACCGGATCATCCCCGCGATCAAGACCTGCGCCGACGCCTTCCTGAACCCGCCCATCGCGAACCTGGGCCACCGGGGCATCGAGAAGGCCGCCAAGCAAGTGCCGAAGTGGCTGCAGCGCAGCGAAAACCCGCGGGAGGACCTGCCACAGGCCGCCGTCCTCATGGAGAGGGCAGGCACCGGCGGCGCACTGTTCCGCAATCTCTACCGGGACTTCCTCGCCGAGTGCGCCCAGCAGATCGACAGCAGCCACCTGCGCACCGGCCACGGCCTGTATGCCGAGGCCGCCACCCTCTGGACGCAGGTGGCCGCACTCGTCTCGACAGCAGGCGAATCCGACGACGCGAAGCACCTCGCGCAAGCAGGCTCGATCCTCCACGAGCTCTCGCGCATCGAACGCGAGGCGATGCAGGCACTCAGCATGCTCTAG
- a CDS encoding enoyl-CoA hydratase/isomerase family protein, which translates to MAKRPAFPHIGWDPTPGDVTDTRELAKKLGGLATELGHAVRDLERIECGAWKGKTALAFTEYIGQDVTPLVRKSHESFDKASRALHKWAGELQDFQDEADRLEKSAGRKLEAREEAKPNSEESAKASGDVDGVTQQVHDLEDRYSRAAGAISKELDKAGDIAPDEPGFWDKLTKGVADAWDATGQWIKDHADMIALIGDLLSDLTAVLGLLAIITLPFPPLAAIFGTAALIASGLALAAHGVAKAAGADVSWMQIGMDAVGLMPGIGAFSKGIKVAGKTSKLARTAGLAKAGNLGKGFQATNIGKARMLISTGEQAGFVKGGIKLLPGKVVLGGMADNVYEVSHATSGLASRMGGIANQGYHAGQWLGSKGANLIPGVNINPLGAGIAMDAGLKIFPKVESIHQHVGEALFPGDQFEKSASGG; encoded by the coding sequence GTGGCAAAGCGTCCTGCCTTCCCGCACATCGGCTGGGACCCCACCCCTGGGGACGTGACGGACACCCGGGAGCTAGCGAAGAAGCTGGGTGGACTCGCGACGGAACTCGGCCACGCCGTACGGGACTTGGAGCGGATCGAGTGCGGGGCGTGGAAGGGCAAGACCGCCCTCGCCTTCACGGAGTACATAGGCCAGGACGTCACGCCGCTCGTCCGCAAGAGCCACGAGTCGTTCGACAAGGCATCCCGGGCGCTGCACAAGTGGGCGGGTGAGCTCCAGGACTTCCAGGACGAGGCGGACCGGCTCGAGAAGTCGGCCGGGCGGAAGCTGGAGGCCCGCGAAGAGGCGAAGCCCAACAGCGAGGAGTCCGCCAAGGCGTCGGGAGACGTCGACGGTGTCACGCAGCAGGTCCACGACCTGGAAGACCGCTACAGCCGTGCCGCCGGAGCCATCAGCAAGGAGCTCGACAAGGCTGGGGACATCGCCCCGGACGAGCCCGGTTTCTGGGACAAGCTCACCAAGGGAGTCGCTGACGCGTGGGACGCCACGGGTCAGTGGATCAAGGATCACGCCGACATGATCGCGCTGATCGGCGATCTGCTGAGTGACCTGACCGCGGTGCTGGGCCTGTTGGCCATCATCACGCTCCCCTTCCCGCCGCTCGCGGCGATCTTCGGTACGGCCGCACTCATCGCGAGCGGGCTCGCGCTGGCGGCTCACGGCGTCGCCAAGGCAGCTGGCGCGGACGTGAGTTGGATGCAGATCGGGATGGACGCGGTGGGGTTGATGCCGGGGATCGGGGCGTTCAGCAAGGGCATCAAGGTGGCCGGCAAGACCTCGAAGCTGGCCAGGACCGCCGGCCTGGCCAAGGCCGGCAACCTCGGCAAGGGGTTCCAGGCGACCAACATCGGCAAGGCGCGCATGCTGATCTCCACCGGGGAGCAGGCGGGTTTCGTCAAGGGCGGGATCAAGCTGCTGCCCGGCAAGGTGGTGCTCGGCGGTATGGCAGACAACGTCTACGAGGTCTCCCATGCCACCAGCGGTCTGGCATCGCGCATGGGCGGAATCGCCAACCAGGGTTACCACGCGGGCCAGTGGCTCGGCTCCAAGGGCGCCAACCTCATCCCGGGGGTGAACATCAACCCCCTTGGGGCCGGTATCGCCATGGACGCAGGTCTCAAGATTTTCCCCAAGGTCGAGAGCATCCACCAGCACGTGGGAGAGGCGCTCTTCCCTGGTGACCAGTTCGAGAAATCCGCGTCGGGCGGGTGA
- a CDS encoding putative T7SS-secreted protein: MSGSPQPPWLRPDPAADARFPAIGYCPCPGDLPTAIDVAGIVRRTADALRDMAHVLNGTGRGDWRGKAAEAFREQFHDNFRPRVDDARDSFTDAAKALEDWSAYMKSKQAYAEQLEDEAQRAKERAGAAQKALDGLPPKPGLLDVAKDKSHEGKARRERQEADRSEKEKAAHSANADLEEIRGRAERLRQSYTDEGEAVAGRLKHAMDRAPNEPGFWDRIGDAIGGLADAIDEIGDAILDDIKAALKELAPLLKVLGDIAGFASTVLGLLSLIPGLQFLALPALILGGVALASHYLSAVGTTGSFMKALTDPTVIIDAVTLAFGGAAFATGLKLTKMAGAAGSYPKIAAQTMKIGGGGLPKVPGYFRFASGMGQGGLHTPEFSFQGARFLMTNGGNFMGLVPGGGAVAINDIAHARKPDLFTMPKLPDLDLGRLPTPTGPFVPPQNRSTN; this comes from the coding sequence GTGAGCGGCAGCCCGCAGCCGCCGTGGCTGCGCCCCGATCCCGCCGCCGACGCCCGTTTCCCCGCGATCGGCTACTGCCCCTGCCCCGGCGATCTGCCGACCGCCATCGACGTCGCCGGCATCGTGCGCCGCACGGCCGACGCCCTGCGCGACATGGCCCACGTACTGAACGGCACGGGCCGCGGCGACTGGCGCGGCAAGGCGGCGGAGGCCTTTCGGGAGCAGTTCCACGACAACTTCCGGCCCAGGGTCGACGACGCCCGCGACTCCTTCACCGACGCCGCCAAGGCCCTGGAGGACTGGTCGGCGTACATGAAGAGCAAGCAGGCGTACGCCGAGCAGCTGGAGGACGAGGCCCAGCGCGCCAAGGAGCGCGCGGGCGCCGCTCAGAAGGCCCTCGACGGACTGCCGCCGAAGCCTGGCCTGCTGGACGTCGCCAAGGACAAGTCCCATGAGGGCAAGGCCAGAAGGGAGCGGCAGGAGGCGGACCGCAGCGAGAAGGAGAAGGCGGCGCACTCGGCCAACGCCGACCTCGAGGAGATCCGCGGGCGCGCCGAGCGGCTGCGGCAGAGCTATACGGATGAGGGCGAGGCCGTCGCCGGGCGGCTGAAGCACGCGATGGACAGGGCGCCGAACGAACCGGGGTTCTGGGACAGGATCGGCGATGCGATCGGAGGGCTGGCCGACGCGATCGATGAGATCGGAGATGCCATCCTCGATGACATCAAGGCGGCGCTGAAGGAGCTCGCGCCGCTCTTGAAGGTGCTGGGTGACATCGCGGGCTTCGCCAGTACGGTGCTCGGGCTGCTGTCCCTGATACCCGGCCTCCAGTTCCTCGCGCTGCCCGCGCTCATCCTGGGCGGCGTCGCGCTGGCCAGCCACTATCTGTCGGCTGTCGGCACCACTGGCAGCTTCATGAAGGCGCTCACCGATCCCACGGTCATCATCGACGCGGTCACGCTGGCCTTCGGTGGCGCGGCCTTCGCGACCGGTCTCAAGCTCACGAAGATGGCGGGCGCGGCCGGAAGCTACCCGAAGATCGCGGCCCAGACGATGAAGATCGGCGGGGGCGGACTGCCCAAGGTGCCCGGCTACTTCCGATTCGCGAGCGGGATGGGACAGGGCGGCCTGCACACACCGGAGTTCTCCTTCCAGGGAGCCCGTTTCCTGATGACGAACGGCGGCAACTTCATGGGCCTTGTGCCGGGCGGCGGTGCCGTGGCGATCAACGACATCGCGCACGCCAGGAAGCCCGACCTCTTCACCATGCCGAAACTGCCCGACCTGGACCTGGGCCGGTTACCGACACCGACCGGTCCGTTCGTCCCGCCCCAGAACCGGAGCACGAACTGA
- a CDS encoding WXG100 family type VII secretion target: MAKDADITYEEMRTAAGKLNDAKDKIDEKLDALERFIENLVKNGYTTRKGSQAFEDSFKEFKKGAKDTIEGLTGMGKFLTSAAKAYEDLDDDLARGVKGK, from the coding sequence ATGGCCAAAGACGCCGATATCACATATGAGGAGATGCGGACCGCGGCGGGCAAGCTGAACGACGCCAAGGACAAGATCGATGAGAAGCTCGACGCTCTTGAGCGCTTCATCGAGAACCTGGTGAAGAACGGCTACACGACTCGCAAGGGTTCGCAGGCCTTCGAGGACTCCTTCAAGGAGTTCAAGAAGGGCGCCAAGGACACCATCGAGGGCCTCACGGGCATGGGCAAGTTCCTGACCAGCGCCGCGAAGGCGTACGAGGACCTGGACGACGACCTCGCGAGGGGCGTCAAGGGCAAGTAG
- a CDS encoding FtsK/SpoIIIE domain-containing protein, producing the protein MRLTLTVVDPLGGANADVVLDADPESSVGDIAKELASHVGYGGGDAQIIPIGGHQLQPGPGQGGAPIVFVDGYPIDAAATIGTSPLREGAVVSLHDPAGCLPGEPTGLVELRVAGGPVAGAVHRLGIGRYDIGSGPASYIRIDDPELPARALTLSVATDGTCQVAVHGDIDGVTLEGKPFGEVEESEKDETDEEGKKGRKGKKGSKRNKANKGNRGGKEGEKRDKGEWPLGAQIAIGNTLLELDRYAPPNAALKWSEDGTGLDYNRPPRLRPPERQTKFKLPNPVRDFEARPLPWLMALTPLVGALVSVMIFQRWYYLIMAALSPLILFGNYFMDKKHGRKSHAKQVKEYNEHKERIEKDAQEALVAERLDKRQAILSPAGILSLSTGPRTRLWERRRTDEDHLLLRVGTGRLDSEVVLDDPEQDDHKREVTWKIEDAPVALSLRKLGVIGIAGPGDSAQALGRWAVAQSSVLHSPLDVQFYVLTENSARETWDWTRWLPHSRPAGAQDANVLIGTDAETVGSRIGELTQILAARQKAAKENNNRQGGASFGDPDIVVVWDGSRRLRSMPGVVKLLREGPSVSMFALCLDAEERFLPGECQAIVIAEPRPEEISLPARPAPGGQTPAPPAPGGFPSFQAWHSTEAESSEEGAEKPLELRLRVEQTGAARIRSVRPDFVSPAWCGRLARALSPLRDISGETEDSALPGSSRLLDVLQLEPPTADQITARWRMGGQSTMAVIGESYDGPFGIDMRRDGPHGLIAGTTGSGKSELLQTIVAALAVANTPENMTFVLVDYKGGSAFKDCVKLPHTVGMVTDLDAHLVERALESLGAELKRREHILAAADAKDIEDYQDLVRRDSSHPPVPRLLIVIDEFASMVRDLPDFVTGLVNIAQRGRSLGIHLLLATQRPSGVVSPEIRANTNLRIALRVTDGAESSDVIDSPEAGHIAKSTPGRAYVRLGHASLVPFQSGRVGGRRPGATDPALLAPWAGPLGWEDLGRAALVKPKAEAREEEEITDLKVLVDAVRDANATMGIPAQHSPWLPALSDQLQLDEIPLPVASDKPGSLAPAPFGLEDIPSDQARRPVAVNFETFGHLLIGGAPRSGRSQILRTIAGSIARTHSSADVHLYGIDCGNGALNALTRLPHCGAVVSRNQTERAVRLVTRLKGELTRRQDLLADKGFADIGEQRAAVPEEERLAHIVVLLDRWEGWLPTLGEYDHGELTDELQAMMREGASVGIHLVITGDRQVLIGRMASLTEDKYGLRLADRSDFSMLGMNARKVPEEIPPGRGFKNEHGTETQFALLAEDSTGQGQAAAISEIGEAAAVRDADVPRSRKPFRVDSLPSRINFADAWEMRDPDASRSKLWALAGIGGDDIMGFGPDLAQGVPTFVVAGPAKSGRSTTLMNLARSYLTQGVRLIIAAPRPSPLRELEGQEGVLKVFKDDDIESDDFKEVVEDASPENPIVWIIDDGEVLEDCDAEREFKRLVQRGSERGLGLIIGGDEEEVCGGFSGWQVEAKKGRRGILLSPQDSSSGELIGIRTTRSMVGGPIAPGKGLLYTGSGEPVTVTTPM; encoded by the coding sequence GTGCGCCTGACTCTGACCGTCGTCGATCCGCTCGGCGGCGCCAACGCCGACGTCGTGCTCGACGCCGATCCTGAGTCCTCCGTGGGGGACATCGCCAAGGAGCTTGCCTCACATGTGGGGTACGGCGGCGGCGACGCACAGATCATCCCCATCGGCGGGCATCAACTGCAGCCGGGCCCAGGTCAGGGCGGGGCGCCGATCGTCTTCGTGGACGGCTATCCCATCGACGCCGCCGCGACCATCGGGACGTCGCCGCTGCGCGAGGGCGCCGTCGTCAGCCTGCACGACCCCGCCGGGTGCCTGCCCGGTGAGCCCACCGGTCTGGTCGAGCTGCGCGTCGCGGGCGGGCCCGTGGCCGGCGCCGTGCACCGGCTCGGGATCGGGCGCTACGACATCGGCAGCGGACCCGCCTCGTACATCCGCATCGACGATCCGGAACTGCCCGCGCGCGCACTGACATTGTCAGTTGCAACCGATGGCACCTGCCAAGTCGCCGTACATGGGGATATAGACGGCGTAACTCTCGAAGGCAAGCCGTTCGGTGAAGTCGAGGAGAGCGAAAAGGACGAGACGGACGAGGAAGGCAAGAAGGGCAGGAAGGGCAAGAAGGGGAGCAAGAGGAATAAGGCCAATAAGGGGAATCGTGGCGGCAAGGAAGGGGAAAAGCGCGACAAGGGAGAGTGGCCGCTCGGCGCTCAGATCGCCATCGGCAATACCCTTCTCGAACTCGACCGCTATGCCCCGCCCAATGCCGCTCTGAAATGGTCGGAGGACGGCACGGGACTCGATTACAACCGGCCGCCCCGACTGCGTCCCCCCGAGCGGCAGACCAAATTCAAGCTGCCCAATCCGGTACGTGACTTCGAGGCCCGGCCGCTGCCCTGGCTGATGGCGCTCACGCCGCTCGTCGGTGCGCTCGTATCGGTGATGATCTTCCAGCGCTGGTACTACCTGATCATGGCGGCGCTCAGCCCGCTCATCCTGTTCGGCAACTACTTCATGGACAAGAAGCACGGGCGCAAGTCCCATGCCAAGCAGGTCAAGGAGTACAACGAACACAAGGAGCGGATCGAGAAGGACGCCCAGGAGGCCCTCGTCGCCGAGCGGCTCGACAAGCGGCAGGCCATCCTCAGTCCGGCCGGGATCCTCTCCCTGAGCACGGGTCCTCGTACGCGGCTGTGGGAGCGGCGGCGTACCGACGAGGACCATCTGCTGCTGCGCGTCGGCACCGGGCGGCTCGACTCCGAGGTCGTGCTCGACGACCCCGAGCAGGACGACCACAAGCGCGAGGTCACCTGGAAGATCGAGGACGCGCCCGTCGCGCTCTCGCTGCGCAAGCTCGGCGTCATCGGCATAGCCGGGCCCGGCGACTCCGCGCAGGCGCTCGGCCGCTGGGCGGTCGCGCAGTCCTCCGTGCTGCACAGCCCCCTCGACGTCCAGTTCTACGTACTGACCGAGAACTCCGCACGCGAGACCTGGGACTGGACGCGCTGGCTGCCGCACTCGCGGCCCGCGGGGGCGCAGGACGCCAACGTGCTGATCGGGACGGACGCCGAGACCGTCGGCTCCCGCATCGGTGAGCTGACCCAGATCCTCGCCGCGCGCCAGAAGGCCGCCAAGGAGAACAACAACCGGCAGGGCGGTGCCTCCTTCGGCGACCCCGACATCGTGGTCGTCTGGGACGGGTCACGGCGCCTTCGGTCCATGCCCGGTGTGGTGAAGCTGCTGCGCGAAGGGCCCTCCGTGTCCATGTTCGCGCTCTGCCTCGACGCCGAGGAGCGGTTCCTGCCCGGCGAGTGCCAGGCCATCGTGATCGCCGAGCCGCGGCCCGAGGAGATCAGCCTGCCGGCCCGGCCCGCGCCCGGCGGCCAGACGCCCGCACCGCCCGCGCCCGGCGGCTTCCCCTCCTTCCAGGCCTGGCACTCCACCGAGGCCGAGAGCAGCGAGGAAGGCGCCGAGAAGCCCCTCGAACTGCGGCTGCGCGTCGAGCAGACGGGCGCCGCCCGCATCCGCTCCGTACGGCCCGACTTCGTGTCCCCCGCCTGGTGCGGGCGGCTCGCCCGCGCCCTCTCGCCGCTGCGCGACATCAGCGGCGAGACCGAGGACTCGGCACTGCCCGGCTCCAGCCGGCTGCTCGACGTGCTCCAGCTGGAGCCGCCGACGGCCGACCAGATCACCGCGCGCTGGCGGATGGGCGGCCAGTCGACGATGGCCGTCATCGGTGAGTCGTACGACGGGCCCTTCGGCATCGACATGCGGCGGGACGGGCCGCACGGCCTGATCGCCGGTACGACCGGTTCCGGTAAGTCGGAGCTGCTCCAGACCATCGTGGCGGCGCTCGCCGTCGCCAACACCCCCGAGAACATGACCTTCGTGCTCGTGGACTACAAGGGTGGATCCGCGTTCAAGGACTGTGTGAAGCTGCCGCACACCGTCGGCATGGTCACCGACCTCGACGCGCACCTCGTCGAGCGCGCCCTGGAGTCGCTCGGCGCCGAGCTGAAGCGGCGCGAGCACATCCTCGCCGCCGCCGACGCCAAGGACATCGAGGACTACCAGGACCTCGTACGCCGTGATTCCTCGCACCCGCCCGTGCCCCGGCTCCTCATCGTCATCGACGAGTTCGCCTCGATGGTGCGTGACCTGCCCGACTTCGTGACGGGGCTCGTGAACATCGCCCAGCGAGGCCGTTCGCTCGGCATCCACCTGCTGCTTGCCACCCAGCGGCCGAGCGGTGTCGTGTCCCCCGAGATCCGGGCCAACACCAACCTCCGTATCGCCCTGCGCGTGACGGACGGCGCGGAGTCCAGCGACGTCATCGACTCCCCCGAGGCCGGGCACATCGCCAAGAGCACGCCCGGCCGCGCCTACGTCCGCCTCGGCCACGCCTCCCTCGTCCCCTTCCAGTCGGGGCGTGTCGGTGGCCGCAGGCCCGGCGCCACCGACCCGGCCCTTCTCGCGCCGTGGGCGGGTCCGCTCGGGTGGGAGGACCTGGGCCGTGCCGCCCTGGTGAAGCCCAAGGCCGAGGCGCGCGAGGAGGAGGAGATCACCGACCTCAAGGTCCTCGTGGACGCCGTGCGCGACGCGAACGCGACGATGGGCATTCCCGCCCAGCACAGCCCGTGGCTGCCCGCGCTCTCCGATCAGCTCCAGCTCGACGAGATCCCGCTGCCCGTCGCGAGCGACAAGCCGGGCTCCCTCGCCCCCGCGCCCTTCGGCCTTGAGGACATCCCCTCCGACCAGGCGCGCCGCCCGGTCGCGGTCAACTTCGAGACGTTCGGGCATCTGCTCATCGGCGGCGCCCCGCGCAGTGGCCGCTCGCAGATCCTGCGTACGATCGCGGGCTCGATCGCCCGTACGCACTCGTCGGCGGACGTCCACCTCTACGGCATCGACTGCGGCAACGGCGCGCTCAACGCGCTGACCCGGCTTCCGCACTGCGGCGCCGTCGTCAGCCGTAACCAGACGGAGCGCGCGGTGCGCCTCGTCACCCGCCTCAAGGGTGAACTGACCCGCCGCCAGGACCTCCTTGCCGACAAGGGCTTCGCCGACATCGGCGAGCAGCGGGCCGCGGTGCCCGAGGAGGAGCGGCTCGCGCACATCGTCGTGCTCCTCGACCGCTGGGAGGGCTGGCTGCCGACCCTCGGCGAGTACGACCACGGCGAGCTGACCGACGAGCTCCAGGCGATGATGCGCGAGGGCGCGAGCGTCGGCATCCACCTGGTCATCACCGGCGACCGCCAGGTCCTCATCGGCCGCATGGCATCCCTGACCGAGGACAAGTACGGCCTGCGGCTCGCCGACCGCTCCGACTTCTCGATGCTCGGCATGAACGCGCGCAAGGTGCCGGAGGAGATCCCGCCGGGCCGCGGCTTCAAGAACGAGCACGGCACGGAGACGCAGTTCGCGCTGCTCGCCGAGGACTCCACGGGTCAGGGCCAGGCCGCGGCGATCTCCGAGATCGGCGAGGCGGCGGCGGTGCGGGACGCGGACGTGCCGCGCTCGCGCAAGCCGTTCCGGGTAGACAGCCTGCCGAGCCGGATCAACTTCGCCGACGCGTGGGAGATGCGGGACCCCGACGCCTCACGCTCCAAGCTGTGGGCCCTCGCGGGCATCGGCGGCGACGACATCATGGGCTTCGGACCGGACCTGGCGCAGGGCGTGCCCACGTTCGTGGTGGCCGGGCCCGCGAAGTCGGGCCGCAGTACGACGCTGATGAACCTGGCGCGGTCCTATCTGACGCAGGGAGTACGCCTGATCATCGCCGCCCCGCGGCCTTCGCCGTTGCGCGAACTGGAAGGCCAGGAAGGCGTGTTGAAGGTCTTCAAGGACGACGACATCGAGAGCGACGACTTCAAGGAAGTCGTCGAGGACGCGTCACCCGAGAACCCGATCGTGTGGATCATCGACGACGGTGAGGTCCTGGAGGACTGCGACGCGGAACGCGAGTTCAAGCGCCTCGTGCAGCGGGGCTCCGAGCGGGGTCTCGGGCTGATCATCGGCGGCGACGAGGAGGAGGTGTGCGGCGGCTTCTCCGGCTGGCAGGTGGAGGCGAAGAAGGGCCGGCGCGGAATCCTGCTCTCGCCGCAGGACTCGTCGAGCGGCGAACTGATCGGCATCCGGACCACGCGAAGCATGGTCGGCGGCCCGATCGCACCGGGGAAGGGCCTGCTGTACACGGGCAGCGGGGAGCCGGTCACCGTTACTACGCCGATGTGA
- a CDS encoding serine/threonine-protein kinase: MHPLDPGEPTTVGPYRLLGRLGSGGMGRVYLGRSSGGRTVAVKVVHPHFALDEEFRARFRREVDAARRVGGDWTAPVLDADPEGPVPWVATGYAAGPSLADAVRDAPPLPAHSVRVLVAGLAEALAHVHGLGLVHRDVKPSNVMLTMDGPRLIDFGIARATDGTASLTSTGVSVGSPGYMSPEQILGKGVAGSADVFSLGAVLVFAATGASPFPGDSSASLLYKVVHEEPVLGALEGDLRDLARECLTKDPAARPTPEQIASRLAPSGADVLVAAGWLPGPLVERVSRSAVRILDLETDGAGVAEQPSGPVPFGTSMVGGASSVREMPQGNGTFGPPDPSYAPIPAAYVPTQTSGRSDPPGRVSVSVAATSTPSGADGRGRKVSCTLVLGVAGALAAVTLGSVFVLGQFRGDDNASSDAQKQPPAATASDQPSGAGKVPASYRGTWEGQAVAANGAVPMGTFRLKVEQGKVGERFAVMTQTDQLGGVCTVDLTLKSVSEKEIVARGKGQESSAAQCTKNAHTVRLRPKGDALLYLSENTKSGNPEAQLSRMD; this comes from the coding sequence ATGCACCCGCTCGATCCCGGCGAACCGACGACCGTCGGCCCCTACCGGCTCCTTGGCCGGCTTGGCTCGGGCGGTATGGGCCGGGTCTATCTGGGGCGCAGTTCGGGCGGCCGTACGGTCGCGGTGAAGGTCGTCCATCCGCACTTCGCGCTCGACGAGGAGTTCCGCGCCCGCTTCCGGCGCGAGGTGGACGCGGCGCGGCGGGTGGGCGGCGACTGGACGGCGCCGGTCCTTGACGCGGATCCGGAGGGGCCGGTGCCGTGGGTGGCCACGGGCTACGCGGCGGGCCCCTCCCTGGCCGACGCGGTACGCGACGCGCCCCCTCTGCCCGCGCATTCCGTACGCGTGCTGGTCGCGGGCCTGGCCGAGGCGCTGGCGCACGTACACGGCCTCGGCCTGGTCCACCGCGACGTCAAGCCGTCGAACGTCATGCTCACGATGGACGGCCCGCGGCTCATCGACTTCGGCATCGCACGGGCGACGGACGGCACGGCCTCGCTCACGTCGACCGGCGTCTCCGTCGGCTCGCCCGGCTACATGTCGCCGGAGCAGATCCTCGGCAAGGGGGTGGCCGGTTCGGCGGACGTCTTCTCGCTGGGAGCCGTCCTCGTCTTCGCGGCCACGGGGGCTTCGCCGTTCCCGGGTGACTCGTCGGCCTCGCTCCTCTACAAGGTCGTACACGAAGAGCCCGTACTGGGCGCGCTGGAGGGAGATCTGCGCGACCTGGCGAGGGAGTGCCTGACCAAGGACCCTGCCGCGCGCCCCACTCCGGAGCAGATCGCGAGCCGACTCGCGCCCTCGGGCGCGGACGTACTGGTGGCGGCGGGATGGCTGCCGGGCCCGCTGGTGGAGCGGGTCAGCCGGAGTGCGGTGCGGATCCTGGACCTGGAGACGGACGGGGCGGGGGTCGCGGAACAGCCGTCGGGCCCGGTGCCGTTCGGCACGTCGATGGTGGGCGGGGCATCGTCGGTACGTGAAATGCCGCAGGGCAACGGGACCTTCGGCCCCCCGGACCCTTCCTACGCACCGATCCCAGCCGCGTACGTCCCCACGCAGACGTCAGGCCGATCGGATCCGCCCGGCCGCGTGAGCGTCTCGGTCGCGGCAACGTCCACGCCGAGCGGGGCGGACGGAAGGGGCCGCAAGGTCAGCTGCACGCTGGTCCTGGGGGTCGCGGGCGCACTGGCGGCGGTGACGCTCGGCTCGGTCTTCGTGCTGGGACAGTTCCGGGGGGACGACAACGCGTCGAGCGACGCACAGAAACAGCCCCCGGCCGCGACGGCCAGCGATCAGCCGTCGGGCGCAGGCAAGGTACCCGCCTCCTACCGCGGCACGTGGGAGGGCCAGGCGGTGGCGGCGAACGGAGCGGTCCCGATGGGCACGTTTCGCCTCAAGGTCGAGCAGGGCAAGGTGGGCGAACGCTTCGCGGTCATGACGCAGACGGACCAACTGGGCGGAGTCTGCACGGTGGACCTCACCCTCAAGTCGGTATCGGAGAAGGAGATCGTGGCGAGGGGCAAGGGCCAGGAGTCCAGCGCGGCGCAGTGCACGAAGAACGCGCACACGGTCCGCCTACGCCCCAAGGGCGACGCCCTGCTGTACCTCTCGGAGAACACCAAGTCAGGCAACCCAGAGGCCCAACTCTCCCGCATGGACTAG